One genomic region from Plasmodium chabaudi chabaudi strain AS genome assembly, chromosome: 7 encodes:
- a CDS encoding perforin-like protein 4, whose translation MVINLKIKFPKIRHVLILGFFVVGFGMCYDHNDETKEEFLFNNEIYNKYIGKGYDIMFGWPLPNNELNEDIGFKEEIFDTKNNIDYINENVCHKEEYFKFIEDINDVAYIALNNINIDDLNRNINPFSASIPYKGYFTDLEIKKKKYIVAENTCLYSYATYNLKESIKNINSDFLLDTEKLPILSKSVAEKTCSKLVYMYNSKNEQCIKYIKPWITFFRKYGTHVIVSAHFGGKTINTLEVPIQKFEELKIYNYKYSIENNRYLNVFKDRLLLQNILKTENGSQHNNMQAEKAEKNYDDLEKKTNDVLNKYDNSNSNKINLDIKGGNNLNDDWKQLTYEQWKNSIYTNIAPIYLDLFSLSSFMHIEKKESYNNALLYYNNLFGMNQENYYYSQNIADILLDGKQITGYGKGSLILTCPDGYTKSTGFIFSFDKSIELTNKQKKEKKVLENRIKIHPCYNKGEYDTSCSYVNKNSDIITFGWIYCVKYNFIKFETIYKKNDNGPSDGKSLEIACPNGNKLGLAFKIKLDQDKNLDKIKIKPCSIGDNNKCTIEKMKNNTDYLIWGFCIPSFYQGINSLQLIYIDKDDVVSNVQGACSDIYKNEYDDIFLGFTFSFRKDLVDGFNMSTCDGGVKHCISKIHKQKNNVSISKNTEQNYVGMFLVCRNHGENDHKFVTL comes from the coding sequence ATggttattaatttaaaaattaaatttccCAAAATAAGACATGTACTTATTTTGGGCTTCTTTGTGGTTGGTTTTGGTATGTGCTATGATCACAATGATGAAACCAAAGAAGAGTTCCTATtcaataatgaaatatataataaatacatagGAAAGGGATATGATATAATGTTTGGGTGGCCATTACCAAATAACGAACTTAATGAAGATATAGGTTTTAAAGAAGAAATATTtgacacaaaaaataatatagactatattaatgaaaatgtttGTCATAAAGaggaatattttaaatttatcgaagatataaatgatgttgcatatatagcattgaataatataaacatagATGATTTGAATAGAAATATTAATCCTTTTTCAGCCTCTATACCATATAAAGGATATTTTACCGatttagaaataaaaaagaaaaaatatatcgtTGCAGAAAATACATGTTTATATAGTTATGCAacttataatttaaaagaatctattaaaaatataaattccgattttttattagaCACTGAAAAATTACCTATTTTGTCTAAAAGTGTTGCTGAAAAAACTTGTTCAAAGTtggtatatatgtataattcCAAGAATGAAcaatgtataaaatatattaagcCATGGATCACTTTTTTCAGAAAATATGGAACACATGTTATTGTGTCAGCTCACTTTGGTGGGAAAACTATTAACACGTTAGAAGTACCAATACAAAAATttgaagaattaaaaatatataattataaatattccattgaaaataatagatATTTGAATGTATTTAAAGATCGATTACTTTTGCAAAATATACTAAAAACTGAAAATGGTAGccaacataataatatgcaagCTGAGAAagcagaaaaaaattatgacgatttagaaaaaaaaacaaatgatgTATTGAACAAATATGATAATTCAAAttcaaacaaaataaatttagatATAAAAGGGGGcaacaatttaaatgatgatTGGAAACAACTAACTTATGAACAATGGAAAAattctatatatacaaatatagcACCTATATATcttgatttattttcattgagttcatttatgcatattgaaaaaaaggaatcatataataatgcattattatattataacaatttatttGGTATGAATcaagaaaattattattattcccAAAATATAGCTGATATATTACTTGATGGAAAACAAATAACAGGATATGGGAAAGgatctttaattttaactTGCCCTGATGGGTATACTAAAAGTACtggatttatattttcatttgataAATCTATAGAATTaacaaataaacaaaaaaaagaaaagaaagtTTTAGAAAATAGGATAAAAATACACCCATGTTATAATAAAGGGGAATATGACACATCCTGCTcttatgtaaataaaaattcagaTATTATAACTTTTGGATGGATATATtgtgtaaaatataattttataaaatttgaaacgatttataaaaaaaatgataatggaCCTTCTGATGGTAAATCATTAGAGATAGCATGCCCcaatggaaataaattagGATTagcatttaaaataaaattagatcaagataaaaatttagacaaaataaaaataaagccaTGTTCTATAggtgataataataaatgtacTATtgagaaaatgaaaaataataccgattatttaatttgggGATTTTGTATTCCATCATTTTATCAAGGTATAAATTCGTTGCAACTCATATACATCGATAAAGATGATGTAGTTTCAAATGTTCAAGGGGCTTGTTCagatatatacaaaaatgaatatgatgatatttttcttggttttactttttcatttagAAAAGATTTAGTAGATGGATTTAATATGTCTACATGTGATGGAGGAGTTAAACATTGTATTagtaaaatacataaacaaaaaaataatgtaagtatatctaaaaatacagaacaaaattatgttGGAATGTTTCTTGTGTGCAGAAACCATGGAGAAAATGACCACAAATTTGTAACACTATAA